In Nitrospira sp., the following are encoded in one genomic region:
- a CDS encoding rod-binding protein: MGDATLYMDHVFSRSSPAPHADPLKSQDVAEARQQLVQAGRQFEAYFISYLLKVMRETVPEGTVANKQGAYFYSFYDEEIGRRAAESEGIGIARMVQDYAQQHFGSSSLEHSSSSG; the protein is encoded by the coding sequence ATGGGGGATGCGACGTTGTATATGGACCATGTGTTCTCACGTTCTAGTCCTGCCCCTCATGCGGATCCTTTAAAGTCTCAGGACGTTGCTGAGGCACGTCAACAACTGGTCCAGGCCGGGCGGCAGTTCGAGGCCTATTTTATCTCGTATTTGCTGAAGGTGATGAGAGAAACGGTTCCTGAAGGAACCGTCGCCAACAAACAGGGAGCGTATTTTTACTCATTTTATGATGAGGAGATTGGGAGGCGGGCGGCCGAATCCGAGGGAATAGGCATTGCGAGGATGGTCCAGGATTATGCACAACAACATTTTGGCTCATCTTCGCTGGAACACTCAAGTTCTTCAGGGTAG
- the flgG gene encoding flagellar basal-body rod protein FlgG, which yields MIRAMWTAATGMTAQQINVDTIAHNLANVNTNSFKRSRAEFADLLYQIQRLPGTNASNVGVFPVGIQVGAGVRPTTVAKEWLQGNMRQTNNELDLAIDGNGFFQVSRPDGTIMYTRNGSFKRDNVGNLVTGDGDLLNPVITIPSGALKVDIGQDGTVSVLLPGVTQASQVGQIQLTRFDNPSGLVAMGNNLFIDSFASGPPTQGTGGFTTGFGTIQQGFLESSNVNLAEEMVNMIIAQRSYEINSKTIQASDEMMAIANNLRR from the coding sequence ATGATTCGTGCCATGTGGACAGCGGCGACCGGCATGACGGCGCAGCAGATCAATGTCGACACCATCGCGCACAACCTCGCCAACGTCAACACCAACTCTTTCAAACGCAGCCGGGCGGAATTTGCCGACTTGCTCTATCAAATTCAACGCCTTCCCGGCACGAATGCATCCAACGTGGGCGTATTTCCCGTCGGCATCCAAGTCGGGGCCGGGGTGCGTCCAACGACGGTGGCGAAAGAATGGCTGCAAGGCAATATGCGTCAAACGAATAACGAACTGGACTTGGCGATCGACGGCAACGGCTTTTTCCAAGTGTCTCGTCCCGACGGAACGATCATGTACACCAGAAATGGTTCCTTCAAACGCGACAACGTGGGCAACCTTGTGACCGGTGATGGCGATCTACTAAACCCCGTCATCACGATTCCGTCCGGCGCACTGAAGGTGGATATCGGTCAGGACGGCACGGTCTCGGTCTTACTTCCCGGCGTGACGCAAGCGTCACAGGTCGGCCAGATTCAACTCACACGATTCGACAATCCTTCCGGGTTGGTCGCCATGGGAAACAATCTCTTTATCGACAGTTTTGCATCGGGACCTCCAACACAGGGGACAGGCGGCTTCACCACCGGATTCGGCACGATTCAGCAGGGATTCCTGGAGAGCTCGAATGTCAACCTCGCCGAGGAAATGGTCAACATGATCATCGCCCAGCGAAGTTACGAGATTAACTCCAAGACGATTCAGGCATCCGACGAAATGATGGCCATTGCCAACAATCTCAGACGATAA
- a CDS encoding flagellar basal body L-ring protein FlgH, with translation MVTLALSLNLSLPCRSTGLGVIAVLLLQGCSSPPNVASKVVVAPLPPPKTVGSLWQEENGRAYLYEDLRAMRIGDILTVKIVEKHKGSKSADTEAQRESTIKNSLVGSAMGYIGIPGIRLSDETRRGMGIDASASNKFGGKGATSREGTLTGTISAIVTEVLPNGDLRVEGRREVTVNSEKQLMSIGGIVRRVDVDTKNTVLSSAIADARIEYSGLGVLDDVQRPGWFIRILDWVYPF, from the coding sequence GTGGTGACTCTCGCTCTGTCCCTTAACCTAAGCCTGCCTTGCCGATCCACGGGTCTTGGTGTCATTGCGGTGCTGCTCCTTCAGGGATGTTCGAGTCCGCCGAATGTCGCGAGCAAAGTCGTCGTGGCTCCATTGCCGCCGCCGAAGACGGTGGGTTCGCTCTGGCAAGAAGAGAACGGGCGGGCCTATCTCTATGAGGACCTCCGCGCGATGCGCATCGGCGATATCCTTACCGTAAAGATCGTCGAAAAACACAAAGGATCGAAGTCGGCGGATACGGAGGCCCAACGCGAGTCGACGATTAAGAATAGTCTCGTCGGCAGTGCGATGGGATATATCGGAATACCGGGCATACGATTGAGCGATGAGACTCGACGGGGGATGGGAATCGACGCCAGCGCCAGTAATAAATTCGGTGGAAAAGGCGCGACGAGTCGTGAAGGGACTCTAACCGGGACCATTTCCGCGATCGTGACCGAAGTGCTTCCCAACGGCGATCTCCGTGTCGAGGGGCGTCGTGAAGTGACTGTCAACAGCGAAAAGCAGTTGATGAGCATCGGCGGCATCGTGCGGCGAGTCGATGTTGATACAAAGAATACGGTTCTATCATCCGCCATCGCCGACGCCAGAATCGAATATTCCGGTCTCGGTGTGCTTGACGACGTGCAGCGACCAGGGTGGTTCATTCGCATTCTCGATTGGGTCTATCCGTTCTGA
- a CDS encoding flagellar basal body P-ring protein FlgI, producing the protein MFTRLAPTLSVLILTGCLLIPSSADAVRIKDIGVIEGVRENQLIGYGLVVGLDSTGDRVIGGQFTIQAMMSMLNKMGVNLVIDPIQLLTRNIASVMVTAKLPPFSKPGMTLDAVVSSMANAKSLQGGTLLLTPLKAANQQVFAVAQGPVSIGGFLGGTGGPGGATVAKNHQAAGLVPGGAIIEKELLVNIDSWETVSVLLRQPDFTTAIRTAEAIESTFGKGSASAVNAGSIKATIPQSFQGRVVEYIASIEGLDVTVDAVAKVVVNERTGTVVLGEHVRISTCAISHGNLTISVKNTLNVSQPLAPLIGSSAGQTTVTPDVQTEVKEQESRLMVVDETVTLGEVVRALNAVGVTPRDLVAILSALKSSGALQANLEVI; encoded by the coding sequence ATGTTCACACGACTTGCCCCGACCTTGAGCGTGCTGATACTGACTGGTTGTCTCCTAATTCCCTCCAGCGCCGATGCAGTGAGGATCAAGGATATCGGCGTGATCGAAGGGGTGCGCGAAAACCAGCTGATCGGATACGGTTTGGTGGTCGGTCTGGACAGTACCGGCGACCGAGTGATCGGTGGACAGTTCACGATTCAGGCGATGATGTCCATGTTGAACAAAATGGGCGTGAACCTGGTGATCGATCCCATCCAGTTACTGACCAGAAATATCGCCTCAGTCATGGTCACCGCCAAGCTTCCTCCATTTTCGAAGCCGGGGATGACGCTGGATGCAGTCGTGTCGTCGATGGCGAACGCCAAGAGTCTGCAAGGGGGGACACTCTTGCTCACACCCTTGAAGGCGGCAAACCAACAAGTGTTTGCCGTCGCGCAGGGGCCGGTCTCCATCGGCGGTTTTCTCGGCGGGACGGGCGGCCCGGGAGGGGCTACAGTCGCCAAGAATCATCAGGCGGCCGGTTTAGTTCCGGGGGGAGCCATCATCGAGAAAGAGCTGCTGGTCAACATCGACTCTTGGGAAACGGTTTCCGTACTCCTACGGCAACCTGATTTCACGACTGCCATCAGGACTGCCGAAGCCATCGAGAGTACCTTCGGGAAAGGCAGTGCATCGGCCGTGAATGCCGGATCCATCAAAGCGACGATTCCTCAATCGTTTCAAGGCCGCGTCGTCGAGTATATAGCCTCCATCGAGGGGCTTGATGTGACCGTCGATGCTGTGGCCAAAGTCGTCGTCAATGAGCGGACCGGGACAGTGGTGTTGGGAGAGCATGTGCGGATTTCCACATGCGCGATCTCTCACGGTAATCTCACCATCTCGGTGAAAAACACGTTGAACGTGTCGCAGCCCCTGGCGCCGCTTATCGGCTCCTCGGCGGGACAGACCACCGTCACACCGGATGTGCAGACGGAGGTAAAGGAGCAGGAATCGCGGCTTATGGTGGTGGATGAGACCGTGACATTGGGAGAGGTCGTGCGGGCTCTCAATGCAGTGGGAGTGACGCCGCGCGACCTTGTCGCAATACTCTCAGCCCTCAAGTCATCCGGAGCACTTCAGGCTAATCTTGAGGTAATTTAA
- the flgM gene encoding flagellar biosynthesis anti-sigma factor FlgM — protein MQISGHGKVDHLAKLLLGVQDTESSGVRQAAASTQVRKDEVQISAQAKELQRIRELANQPDPERAEHVERIKRALDSGTYDVSGRAVGDALIKQVLTDAIL, from the coding sequence ATGCAGATTTCAGGTCATGGGAAAGTAGATCATCTTGCAAAACTGTTGCTTGGGGTTCAGGACACCGAGAGTTCAGGGGTGCGACAAGCGGCTGCCAGCACCCAGGTGCGTAAAGATGAGGTTCAAATCTCCGCCCAGGCGAAGGAGCTTCAACGGATTCGGGAGCTGGCCAATCAGCCTGATCCTGAACGAGCTGAGCATGTGGAGCGCATCAAGCGCGCTCTTGACAGCGGCACCTACGATGTCAGTGGCCGTGCGGTTGGAGATGCTCTCATTAAGCAGGTTCTGACCGACGCCATACTGTGA
- the flgN gene encoding flagellar export chaperone FlgN gives MNESISLDELSNILTRESVQCDLLAQNIVQEREVIKRLALQEFVSINHSRITILESLRILREELDVVLDRLASAYRGPETGRTLTEILGRTHSPQAEGIIQQYERLADKVRGVKHDITVNQILIKNIQSFLIRAMEAHRQPPLGEDLYTVSGSRSSSGMPAALIRREG, from the coding sequence GTGAATGAGTCAATCTCTCTCGATGAGTTGAGCAATATCCTCACCCGCGAATCCGTTCAGTGTGACCTTCTCGCGCAAAACATCGTTCAAGAGCGAGAGGTCATCAAGCGGTTGGCACTCCAAGAATTCGTGTCAATCAATCACTCAAGGATCACGATCCTTGAGAGCCTTCGTATTCTCAGGGAAGAGCTGGATGTGGTCCTGGATCGCCTGGCAAGCGCCTATCGCGGGCCGGAAACCGGGCGAACGCTGACAGAAATTCTAGGCCGAACGCATAGTCCGCAGGCAGAGGGAATCATACAGCAGTATGAGCGGCTTGCGGATAAAGTCCGGGGGGTGAAGCACGACATCACGGTCAATCAGATACTGATTAAGAATATTCAATCGTTTCTCATTCGGGCAATGGAGGCTCACCGCCAACCACCTCTAGGTGAAGACCTCTATACAGTGTCGGGCTCTCGAAGCAGTAGCGGAATGCCGGCTGCGTTGATCAGGCGGGAGGGCTGA
- the flgA gene encoding flagellar basal body P-ring formation chaperone FlgA has translation MSGFLPILIMLLLPGIFDVTAVVAGPSGESRATSPMSRTAIHRAADSVVERTAPSEVSPDLIRKAIQKHLESEWGRKVKTVHVTVLEPADPVMIPGGTVELHVIPGPTEEGLGRRLFHVEAVANGKPLRTIQVMADIAAMIDAVVATRLLKTDELIEMGDLKTVGMKVHQVNHPFITDQGEVIGKSASRPLPPDTPLRAAFVKLPLVIKKGDRVLIEARRGGLSIRAYGVTKSSGQIGQTIMVANLDSGRELRAKVIAPNLVQVEF, from the coding sequence ATGTCCGGATTCTTACCGATCCTGATCATGCTCCTTTTGCCAGGAATCTTCGATGTGACGGCGGTAGTTGCGGGACCGAGTGGCGAATCTCGCGCGACTTCGCCGATGTCTCGAACTGCGATTCATCGCGCGGCCGACAGCGTTGTGGAACGAACGGCTCCCAGCGAGGTCAGTCCCGATCTGATTAGGAAGGCCATTCAGAAGCATCTGGAGAGCGAGTGGGGGCGCAAGGTCAAGACCGTGCATGTAACGGTCCTGGAACCAGCTGACCCTGTGATGATTCCCGGTGGGACGGTGGAATTACATGTTATTCCCGGCCCCACGGAAGAAGGCTTAGGCCGGCGCCTGTTTCATGTAGAGGCGGTGGCGAACGGAAAACCTCTGAGGACGATCCAAGTGATGGCTGATATTGCGGCGATGATCGATGCGGTCGTGGCGACCCGCTTGCTGAAGACCGACGAACTGATCGAGATGGGAGATCTCAAGACTGTCGGAATGAAGGTTCATCAGGTCAACCATCCTTTCATTACGGATCAAGGTGAGGTCATAGGAAAAAGCGCCTCACGACCTCTTCCGCCGGATACTCCGTTGCGCGCCGCATTCGTGAAGCTTCCGTTGGTGATCAAAAAGGGCGATCGAGTCCTCATCGAAGCGCGACGTGGGGGGCTCTCGATTCGGGCCTATGGCGTGACGAAATCGAGCGGACAAATCGGGCAGACCATCATGGTCGCCAATCTGGATTCCGGCAGAGAGCTGAGGGCTAAAGTCATTGCTCCCAATCTCGTTCAGGTGGAGTTCTAG